One genomic segment of Salmo trutta chromosome 8, fSalTru1.1, whole genome shotgun sequence includes these proteins:
- the LOC115198653 gene encoding kinesin-like protein KIF21A isoform X1, whose product MSGQDESSVRVALRIRPQLAREKIEGCHICTFCMPAEPQVMLGKDKAFTYDYVFDMDSQQDSIYTHCTEKLIEGCFEGYNATIFAYGQTGSGKTYTMGTGFDVNISEEELGIIPRAVKHLFRGIEERRQTATEQGKPVPEFKINAQFLELYNEEVLDLFESTRDMDGKRQKSTIKIHEDANGGIYTVGVTTRTVTSETEMMQCLKLGALSRTTASTQMNIQSSRSHAIFTIHLCQVRVCTPDDSESNETDNHLANGSSEINSEFETLTAKFHFVDLAGSERLKRTGATGDRAKEGISINCGLLALGNVISALGDRSKRSTHVPYRDSKLTRLLQDSLGGNSQTVMIACISPSDRDFMETLSCLNYANRARNIKNKVMVNQDKASQQISALRTDIARLQMELMEYKTGKRMVGEDGMESINDMVHENSMLQTENSNLRIRVKAMQETIDAQRARLTQYLSDQANQVLAKVGEGNEEIGNMIQNYIKEIEELRGKLLESESVNENLRKTLSRANTRSSLYAGGGSFSPAHLAPEIVASDIIEMAKKDLEKLKKKERKKKKRLQRLEESHHEDKLPSVVKEGVPDNEQERGNDEAEVDDHVSDHEEGEELEGEEDEYEMEGEESSDESDSEELDEKEDFQADLANITCEIAIKQKLIDELENSQRRLHTLKQQYEQKLMMLQSKIRDTQLERDKVLHNMGSVETCTEEKAKKIKLEYEKKLSSMNKEMQKLQSAQKEHARLLKNQSQYEKQLKKLNQDVAEMKKTKVGLMRQMKDVQEKNRATESRRNREIATLKKDQRKHEHQLRQLEAQKRQQDLILRRKNEEVTALRRQVRPTSGKVNRKVSLPEPLQDPSHRGIPGRPHSAGAADPNGTPRKYPLRTGSVYTTRTARAKWQSLERRITDIIMQRLTISNMEADMNRFLKQREDLTKRREKVSRKREKIATEGTDTDRSIQSLNEEMDALAANIDYINDSIADCQANIMQMEEAKEEGDTVDITAVISSCNLSEARFLLDHFLHMAINKGLQAAQKDSQVKMMEGRLKQTEINSATQNQLLFHMLKEKAELNPELDALLGNALQEIGYLLVENGDDSSSDESSTPSPATEGSSLSSDLLKLCGEAKPRKARRRTTTQMELLYAGSGEFDSPTGDFSASLLPLAEAQEGTGDMGTVAGHLGDRELTVSPSALSTRIAGLSGVWSSMGAERRSLERSPLTPRRMLEKGGPPPLDIKEHTPMDPKGHPARETKSHIPMPTATEKTKITDTKPTLEESLIYQGQRGVINPVSSPKSSQAARLQCVFVAEGHTKPVMCVDCTDDLLFTGSKDRTCKVWNLVTGQEIMSLGDHPSSVVSVRYCSSLVFTVSTAYIKVWDIRDSAKCIRTLTSSGQVSTGDSCVSLRSLSIPPGENQINQISLNPTGSFLYSASGNLVRMWDLRKFVSTGKLTGHLGPVLCLIVDQMGNGQDVVLTGSKDHNLKMFEVTEGVQGSIVSCHNFEPPHQECIVSLAVKGNSLYSSSRDYCIKKWDLSRKRLVQQVASAHSDWVSALGVVPGCPVMLSADRGGLLKLWHADTLAPLGDLRGHDSPVNGLATNSSQLFTASDDRTVKIWQAKGSLEEGIH is encoded by the exons acTGGTTCGGGGAAGACCTACACCATGGGTACAGGGTTTGACGTGAACATCAGTGAGGAGGAGTTGGGCATCATTCCCCGGGCAGTCAAGCACCTCTTCAGGGGCATTGAGGAACGACGGCAGACCGCCACAGAGCAGGGCAAGCCTGTACCCGAGTTCAAGATCAACGCACAGTTCCTGGAG CTGTACAATGAGGAGGTGTTGGATCTGTTTGAATCAACGCGGGACATGGATGGGAAGAGACAGAAGTCCACCATCAAGATTCATGAGGACGCTAACGGAGGCATCTACACTGTGGGAGTCACCACGCGCACGGTCACCTCCGAGACAGAG ATGATGCAGTGTCTGAAGCTGGGTGCTCTGTCCCGTACTACAGCCAGCACCCAGATGAACATCCAGAGCTCGCGCTCCCATGCCATCTTCACCATCCACCTGTGCCAAGTCAGAGTCTGCACTCCAGACGACAGC GAGTCCAATGAGACAGACAACCATCTGGCCAACGGTTCCTCTGAGATTAACTCTGAGTTCGAGACGCTGACGGCTAAGTTTCACTTTGTGGACCTGGCCGGGTCGGAGAGACTAAAGAGGACAGGAGCTACTGGGGATAGAGCCAAGGAAGGCATCTCCATCAACTGTGGACTG CTTGCGCTGGGTAACGTGATCAGTGCTCTGGGGGACAGGAGTAAGAGGTCCACCCACGTGCCTTACAGGGACTCGAAACTCACCCGGCTACTGCAGGACTCTCTGGGAGGAAACAG TCAAACGGTGATGATCGCGTGTATCAGCCCATCTGACCGGGACTTCATGGAGACACTGAGCTGTCTGAACTACGCTAACAGGGCCAGGAACATTAAGAACAAGGTGATGGTGAACCAGGATAAAGCCTCCCAGCAGATATCAGCTCTAAGGACTGATATTGCCAGGCTACAGATGGAACTGATGGAGTACAAGACG gGCAAGCGTATGGTGGGGGAAGACGGCATGGAGAGCATCAACGACATGGTCCATGAGAACAGCATGCTACAGACAGAGAACAGTAACCTGAGGATCAGGGTCAAGGCCATGCAGGAGACCATTGACGCCCAGAGGGCCAGACTCACACAGTACCTCAGTGACCAGGCCAACCAGGTTCTGGCCAAAGTGG GTGAGGGGAATGAGGAAATTGGAAATATGATCCAGAACTATATCAAAGAAATCGAGGAGCTCAG AGGCAAGCTCCTGGAGAGTGAGTCAGTGAATGAGAACCTCCGTAAAACCCTGTCCCGTGCCAACACACGTTCCTCCCTGTACGCTGGTGGGGGCTCCTTCTCCCCAGCCCACCTCGCCCCCGAGATAGTGGCTTCCGACATCATCGAGATGGCCAAGAAAGATCTGGAGAAACTcaagaagaaagagaggaagaaaaagaAGAG ACTGCAGCGGCTCGAGGAGAGTCACCATGAGGATAAGCTTCCCAG TGTGGTCAAGGAGGGGGTGCCAGACAACGAACAGGAACGAGGCAACGACGAGGCTGAGGTG GATGACCACGTCAGTGACCATGAGGAAGGAGAGGAGCTTGAGGGAGAAGAGGATGAgtatgagatggagggagaggagagctcGGACGAGTCAGACTCTGAAGAACTGGATGAGAAAG AGGACTTCCAGGCGGACCTGGCCAACATCACGTGTGAGATCGCCATCAAGCAGAAGCTGATAGACGAGCTGGAGAACAGCCAGCGCCGTCTGCACACGCTCAAACAGCAGTATGAACAGAAACTCATGATGCTGCAGAGCAAGATCAGAGACACACAGCTGGAGAGGGACAAGGTGCTGCACAACATGG GCTCGGTGGAGACGTGCACAGAGGAGAAGGCTAAGAAGATTAAGTTAGAATATGAGAAGAAGTTGAGCTCTATGAACAAGGAGATGCAGAAGCTGCAGTCAGCCCAGAAGGAACACGCACGCCTCCTCAAGAACCAATCACAGTACGAGAAACAGCTCAAGAAACTCAACCAGGATGTGGCTGAGATGAAGAAAACAAAG GTGGGTCTGATGCGCCAGATGAAGGATGTGCAGGAGAAaaacagagcgacagagagccgACGCAACCGAGAGATCGCTACTCTGAAGAAGGACCAGCGCAAACATGAG CACCAACTGAGACAGCTGGAGGCTCAGAAGAGGCAGCAGGACCTGATACTACGCAGGAAAAATGAGGAG GTGACAGCTCTGAGGAGACAGGTGAGGCCCACCTCAgggaaggtgaacagaaaggtgAGCCTACCGGAGCCCCTCCAGGACCCTTCACACCGCGGCATCCCAGGCAGACCTCACTCTGCTGGGGCAGCAGACCCCAATGGCACCCCAAG GAAGTACCCGTTGAGGACGGGGAGTGTCTACACCACCAGGACAGCCCGGGCTAAATGGCAGTCTCTGGAGAGACgcatcactgacatcatcatgcAGAGGCTGACCATCTCAAACATGGAGGCTGATATGAACCGCTTCCTCAAG CAACGTGAGGACCTGACCAAGCGAAGGGAGAAGGTGTCTCGCAAGAGGGAGAAGATCGCCACAGAGGGGACCGACACGGACCGAAGCATCCAGTCTTTGAACGAAGAAATGGATGCCCTGGCGGCCAACATCGACTACATCAACGACAGCATCGCTGACTGTCAGGCTAACATCATGCAGATGGAGGAAGCGAAG GAGGAGGGAGACACGGTGGACATTACCGCTGTGATCAGCTCCTGTAACCTATCAGAAGCCCGCTTCCTGCTTGATCACTTCCTGCACATGGCCATCAACAAG GGTCTGCAGGCGGCCCAGAAGGATTCCCAGGTGAAGATGATGGAGGGCAGGCTGAAGCAGACAGAGATCAACAGCGCCACTCAGAACCAGCTGCTGTTCCACATGCTGAAGGAGAAAGCTGAACTCAACCCTGAGCTGGACGCTCTGCTGGGCAACGCACTGCAAG AGATAGGTTACCTACTGGTGG AGAATGGAGATGACAGCAGTAGTGATGAGTCCTctacccccagcccagccacagaGGGAAG TTCATTGTCCTCTGACCTCCTGAAACTGTGTGGAGAGGCCAAACCTAGGAAG GCacgcagaaggacaaccacccagATGGAGCTGCTGTATGCTGGTAGTGGTGAATTTGACTCGCCTACGGGGGACTTCTCTGCCTCCCTGCTACCCCTGGCAGAGGCCCAGGAAGGGACAGGGGACATGGGGACAGTAGCAGGACATCTCGGGGACAGGGAACTCACTGTGTCCCCCTCAGCACTGTCCACCAGGATAGCTGGACT TTCTGGAGTGTGGTCTTCTATGGGAGCTGAGAGGAGATCACTGGAACGCTCGCCTCTAACACCCAGGAGGATGCTAGAGAAGGGAGGACCACCCCCCTTAGACATCAAGGAACACACACCTATGGACCCCAAAGGTCACCCAGCACGAGAGACAAAGTCACACATACCCATGCCCACAGCTACAGAGAAGACCAAAATCACAGACACCAAACCAAC GTTGGAAGAGTCGCTTATATATCAAGGACAAAG AGGGGTGATCAACCCCGTGTCATCCCCTAAGAGCAGCCAAGCTGCCAGACTACAGTGTGTCTTTGTGGCTGAGGGACACACCAAACCTGTCATGTGTGTCGACTGCACTGATGACCTACTCTTCACTGGCTCTAAAG ATCGTACGTGTAAGGTGTGGAACCTGGTGACTGGTCAAGAAATCATGTCTCTGGGAGATCATCCCAGCAGTGTGGTGTCTGTTAGATACTGTTCCAGCCTGGTCTTCACTGTCTCCACCGCTTACATCAAGGTCTGGGACATCCGAGACTCCGCCAAGTGCATACGCACACTCAC gtCGTCAGGCCAGGTGAGTACAGGGGACAGCTGTGTGTCTCTCAGGTCCTTGTCCATCCCTCCAGGAGAGAACCAGATCAACCAGATTTCTCTGAACCCTACGGGATCCTTCCTCTACTCCGCCTCTGGCAACTTAGTCCGCATGTGGGACCTCAGGAA GTTTGTGTCTACTGGGAAGCTGACGGGTCACCTGGGTCCGGTCTTGTGTCTGATCGTCGACCAGATGGGCAACGGTCAAGACGTGGTCCTAACGGGGTCCAAGGACCACAACCTGAAGATGTTTGAGGTGACAGAGGGTGTCCAGGGCAGTATTGTGTCCTGTCACAACTTTGAGCCACCACACCAGGAGTGTATAGTCTCTCTGGCTGTTAAGGGGAACAGTCTCTACAGCAGCTCCAGAGACTACTGCATCAAGAAGTGGGATCTGTCCCGGAAACGACTAGTACAG CAGGTGGCGAGTGCCCACTCTGACTGGGTAAGTGCGCTGGGTGTTGTGCCAGGGTGCCCGGTAATGCTGAGTGCAGACAGGGGAGGTCTGCTGAAGCTGTGGCACGCTGATACCCTGGCACCGCTAGGAGACCTTAGGGGACACGACAGCCCTGTTAACGGACTGGCTACCAACAGCAGCCAACTATTCACTGCCTCAGA TGACCGGACAGTGAAGATTTGGCAAGCAAAGGGTTCTTTGGAGGAAGGGATCCATTGA